A single region of the Leisingera thetidis genome encodes:
- a CDS encoding SDR family oxidoreductase, with protein MRLDGKTAIVTGGASGFGAGIARKFLAEGARVMIADINGAAAQEMAAGLGGSVLAQAVDVSEGDSVDAMAEAALRAFGHLDILVNNAGVTHLPAPLEDISEDDFDRVMRVNMKSVYLTARALVPHMKARKSGAILNVASTAGVSPRPSLNWYNASKGWMITATKTMAIELAPHGVRVNAINPVAGETPLLKSFMGEDTPEIRAKFLSTIPIGRFSTPEDMGNAACFLCSDEAGMVTGVAMEVDGGRCI; from the coding sequence ATGCGGCTGGACGGGAAAACCGCCATCGTGACCGGCGGCGCTTCGGGGTTTGGCGCAGGCATTGCGCGCAAGTTCCTGGCCGAAGGCGCCCGGGTGATGATTGCCGATATCAACGGGGCCGCGGCGCAGGAGATGGCTGCCGGGCTGGGCGGCAGCGTCCTGGCGCAGGCGGTGGATGTTTCCGAGGGTGACTCGGTCGATGCGATGGCCGAGGCCGCGCTGCGGGCCTTCGGGCATCTCGACATCCTGGTCAACAACGCCGGTGTCACCCATCTGCCCGCGCCGCTGGAGGACATCAGCGAAGACGATTTCGACCGGGTGATGCGGGTAAACATGAAATCCGTCTACCTGACCGCCCGCGCCTTGGTTCCGCACATGAAGGCGCGCAAGTCCGGCGCGATCCTGAATGTCGCCTCCACCGCCGGCGTTTCGCCGCGCCCCAGCCTCAACTGGTACAATGCCTCCAAGGGCTGGATGATCACCGCGACCAAGACCATGGCAATCGAACTCGCCCCCCACGGCGTGCGGGTCAACGCGATCAACCCGGTGGCGGGGGAAACCCCGCTGCTGAAATCCTTCATGGGCGAAGATACCCCGGAAATCCGCGCCAAGTTCCTGTCGACCATCCCGATCGGCCGGTTTTCCACGCCTGAGGACATGGGCAACGCCGCCTGCTTCCTGTGCTCGGACGAGGCCGGCATGGTGACCGGCGTTGCAATGGAAGTGGACGGAGGGCGCTGCATATGA
- a CDS encoding cupin domain-containing protein, with amino-acid sequence MKTVNLAEKLGHFSSHWDPHVVADYNGNDVMVVKFQGEFPFHHHPDTDDFFLVLDGEMVMDIAGQPPQTVRAGELLVVPKGASHRPRAEQECKVLLIEPKGEPNTGDPATAAPKPRI; translated from the coding sequence ATGAAGACCGTGAACCTGGCGGAAAAACTCGGGCACTTCTCCAGCCATTGGGACCCGCATGTGGTGGCGGATTACAATGGCAACGACGTGATGGTGGTGAAGTTCCAGGGCGAGTTCCCGTTTCACCACCACCCGGACACCGATGATTTCTTCCTGGTCCTTGACGGTGAAATGGTGATGGACATCGCAGGCCAGCCGCCGCAAACCGTCCGCGCGGGCGAATTGCTCGTGGTCCCCAAGGGCGCCAGCCACCGCCCCCGCGCCGAACAGGAATGCAAGGTGCTGCTGATCGAACCCAAGGGCGAGCCGAACACCGGCGATCCGGCAACCGCAGCCCCCAAGCCGCGGATATGA
- a CDS encoding P1 family peptidase: MIPGPRNLITDVPGILVGNAQDATLKSGTTVLTSDSPFTAAVHVMGGAPGTRETDLLAPDKSVARIDALVLSGGSAFGLDACSGVMDALRAKGRGFPAGPARVPLVPGAILFDLLNGGRKDWEQNPYRALGRAAFDGAAEAFALGSSGAGTGALTAMLKGGLGSASLVLDSGVTVGALVAANPMGAVTTPGERHFWAAPYEIGGEYGGLGPDPSAGLGRSLDSRKLAAMQTLGGAALPAEHANTTIAIVATDAALTKAQCQRLATAAHDGIGRAIVPAHAPGDGDLVFAASTGARALAQPDAGLGPLCHAAALCLSRAIARAVYHARPEPGDLLPCWAAP, from the coding sequence ATGATCCCCGGCCCCCGGAATCTGATCACCGACGTGCCCGGCATCCTTGTCGGCAATGCCCAGGATGCCACGCTGAAATCCGGCACAACCGTGCTGACATCAGACAGCCCCTTCACCGCCGCGGTGCATGTGATGGGCGGCGCACCGGGCACCCGGGAGACGGATCTGCTGGCACCGGACAAATCGGTGGCCAGAATCGACGCGCTGGTGCTGTCCGGCGGCTCGGCCTTCGGGCTCGATGCTTGTTCCGGGGTGATGGATGCGCTGCGCGCCAAGGGCCGCGGCTTTCCGGCCGGCCCGGCGCGGGTGCCGCTGGTGCCGGGCGCAATCCTGTTCGATCTGCTGAACGGCGGCCGGAAAGACTGGGAGCAGAACCCCTACCGTGCGCTTGGCCGGGCAGCCTTTGACGGCGCGGCAGAGGCGTTTGCCCTCGGCTCGTCCGGCGCAGGCACCGGTGCCCTGACCGCCATGCTCAAGGGCGGGCTCGGCTCGGCCTCGCTGGTGCTGGACAGCGGCGTGACCGTGGGCGCGCTGGTGGCCGCCAATCCGATGGGCGCCGTCACCACGCCCGGAGAGCGGCACTTCTGGGCCGCCCCGTATGAAATCGGCGGCGAGTACGGCGGTCTCGGCCCCGACCCCTCTGCCGGGCTGGGCCGCAGCCTGGACAGCCGCAAGCTGGCCGCCATGCAGACACTGGGCGGTGCGGCCCTGCCTGCGGAGCACGCCAACACCACCATTGCCATCGTCGCCACCGATGCCGCCCTCACCAAGGCGCAATGCCAGCGCCTGGCCACGGCCGCCCATGACGGCATCGGCCGCGCCATCGTTCCGGCCCATGCACCCGGCGACGGCGACCTGGTGTTTGCCGCCAGCACCGGTGCCCGCGCCCTGGCCCAGCCGGACGCGGGCCTCGGCCCGCTCTGCCATGCCGCCGCCCTGTGCCTGAGCCGCGCCATCGCCCGCGCCGTCTATCACGCCCGGCCGGAACCGGGCGACCTGCTGCCCTGCTGGGCAGCGCCTTGA
- a CDS encoding c-type cytochrome: MKPLVTAAVFGLLAAPAFAEGDPEAGEKGFNKCKSCHTITSDAGDVIVKGGKTGPNLWGLAGRTAGSLEDFNYSDDLAAAGEAGLTWDEEKFVAFTTDPKKFLQAETGNAKAKSKMSFRLKKGGEDIFAFLASHGPAPAGDAATEDSAEAVSE; the protein is encoded by the coding sequence ATGAAACCTCTCGTAACCGCCGCCGTTTTCGGCCTCCTCGCCGCCCCCGCCTTTGCCGAAGGCGACCCGGAAGCCGGCGAGAAGGGGTTCAACAAATGCAAATCCTGCCACACCATCACCTCCGATGCCGGTGACGTGATCGTCAAGGGCGGCAAGACCGGCCCCAACCTGTGGGGCTTGGCCGGCCGCACCGCCGGCAGCCTGGAGGATTTCAACTACAGCGACGACCTGGCCGCCGCGGGCGAAGCCGGCCTCACCTGGGACGAAGAGAAATTCGTCGCCTTCACCACCGACCCCAAGAAATTCCTGCAGGCCGAAACCGGCAACGCCAAGGCCAAGTCGAAAATGTCGTTCCGCCTGAAAAAGGGCGGCGAGGACATTTTTGCCTTCCTGGCCAGCCACGGCCCGGCTCCGGCCGGGGACGCCGCCACCGAAGACAGCGCGGAAGCGGTCTCCGAATAA
- the idi gene encoding isopentenyl-diphosphate Delta-isomerase — MSHMIPAWVNGDLTPVDKLAAHERGLKHKAVSVFVVKGVEILMQRRAMGKYHTPGLWANTCCTHPMWEEQPSACAVRRMQEELGITGLYPEFRHHLEYRADVGNGLVEHEAVDVFLAHVHRPLKIAPNPDEVMETRWVDYHDLLAEVSRHPERFTPWLKIYLHTYADVIFGPDLIIAGRG, encoded by the coding sequence ATGAGCCACATGATCCCCGCCTGGGTGAACGGCGATTTGACACCGGTGGACAAGCTGGCCGCGCATGAGCGCGGGCTGAAGCACAAGGCGGTCTCCGTCTTTGTGGTGAAAGGCGTGGAAATCCTGATGCAGCGCCGGGCGATGGGCAAGTACCACACCCCCGGCCTCTGGGCGAACACCTGCTGCACCCACCCGATGTGGGAGGAGCAGCCCTCGGCCTGCGCGGTGCGGCGGATGCAGGAGGAGCTGGGAATTACCGGGCTGTACCCGGAATTCCGCCACCACCTGGAATACCGCGCCGACGTCGGCAACGGCTTGGTTGAGCATGAGGCGGTCGACGTCTTTCTGGCCCATGTGCACCGGCCCCTGAAGATCGCCCCCAACCCGGATGAGGTGATGGAAACCCGCTGGGTTGACTACCACGATCTGCTTGCCGAAGTCAGCCGCCACCCCGAACGGTTCACCCCCTGGCTCAAGATCTACCTGCACACCTATGCCGATGTGATTTTCGGACCCGACCTGATCATCGCCGGCCGGGGCTGA
- a CDS encoding flavin-dependent oxidoreductase yields MTILIAGGGIAGLALGLTLHQTGVPFHIFETVRKLKPLGVGINLQPNAVRELHDLGLARDLDAIGVKTRQLGFYSKLGKPIWEEPRGTWAGYAWPQYSVHRGALQMMLFRALMERAGPSCLSTGARVLGFESTGSGAALRLEGGQRIEGRLAAAADGIHSAVRAQMVPDEGAPVWNGRILWRATTRAPEFKGGAAMAMIGHDHLRLVAYPISAPGPGGRAEMNWIAEKRFDPSAAWRKEDWNRPADISEFLPDFQSWRFGWIDVPALIRGAETVYEYPMVDRDPLTTWTAGNVTLMGDAAHPTYPVGSNGASQAIVDARVIGAKLLEHGLNAGALRAYEADVRPLTTAVGLANRAGGGPDAILQRVEDLCGGDFRDIGQVLPQEDLAAHAAKYKSIAGFSISGLNARPSTIPPGARIG; encoded by the coding sequence ATGACCATTCTCATCGCCGGCGGCGGCATTGCCGGCCTGGCACTCGGCCTCACCCTGCATCAGACCGGCGTGCCCTTCCATATCTTCGAGACCGTCCGGAAGCTGAAGCCGCTGGGCGTGGGCATCAACCTGCAGCCCAATGCGGTGCGGGAGCTTCATGACCTGGGACTGGCGCGGGACCTGGATGCCATCGGGGTGAAAACCCGCCAGCTGGGGTTTTACAGCAAGCTGGGCAAACCAATCTGGGAGGAGCCGCGCGGCACCTGGGCGGGCTATGCCTGGCCGCAGTATTCGGTGCACCGGGGCGCCTTGCAGATGATGCTGTTCCGGGCCCTGATGGAACGCGCCGGGCCAAGCTGCCTCAGCACCGGGGCGCGGGTCCTTGGTTTTGAGTCCACCGGCAGCGGCGCGGCGCTGCGGCTGGAGGGCGGACAGCGGATCGAAGGACGGCTGGCGGCGGCGGCCGATGGCATTCACTCCGCCGTGCGCGCGCAGATGGTGCCGGACGAGGGCGCCCCGGTCTGGAACGGCCGCATCCTGTGGCGCGCCACCACCCGCGCGCCGGAATTCAAGGGCGGCGCGGCGATGGCGATGATCGGCCATGACCATCTGCGGCTGGTGGCCTATCCGATCTCGGCGCCCGGCCCCGGCGGGCGGGCGGAAATGAACTGGATTGCGGAGAAGCGTTTTGATCCTTCCGCGGCCTGGCGCAAGGAAGACTGGAACCGGCCCGCGGATATCAGCGAGTTCCTGCCGGATTTCCAAAGCTGGCGGTTCGGCTGGATCGACGTGCCGGCCCTGATCCGCGGGGCGGAGACGGTCTATGAATATCCGATGGTGGACCGCGACCCGCTGACGACCTGGACAGCGGGCAATGTGACGCTGATGGGCGATGCGGCGCATCCGACCTATCCGGTGGGCTCCAACGGGGCGAGCCAGGCCATCGTGGATGCCAGGGTGATCGGGGCGAAGCTGCTGGAGCACGGGCTGAACGCCGGCGCCCTCAGGGCTTACGAAGCTGACGTGCGGCCGCTGACCACCGCCGTGGGTCTCGCCAACCGCGCGGGCGGCGGTCCGGATGCCATCCTGCAGCGGGTCGAAGACCTTTGCGGCGGAGACTTCCGGGACATCGGCCAGGTGCTCCCGCAGGAGGATCTGGCGGCCCATGCCGCCAAGTACAAATCCATCGCCGGTTTTTCCATCAGCGGCCTGAATGCCCGGCCGAGCACCATCCCGCCCGGTGCGCGCATCGGCTGA
- the glpK gene encoding glycerol kinase GlpK, whose product MTYILAIDQGTTSTRAILFDAGMRVAGTAQQEFTQHYPQAGWVEHDPEEIWETTVAVCRKAMADLDVSASDIAGIGITNQRETTVVWDRATGKAIHNAIVWQDRRTAAICEALRKAGHEEMVTDRTGLLLDPYFSGTKVKWILDTVPGARSRAATGDLLFGTIDTFLIWRLTGGASHATDATNAARTLMYDIRKGRWSRTISDLLEVPQQMLPEVKDSAAEFGVTDPRILGGAIPILGAAGDQQAATIGQACFQPGMMKSTYGTGCFALLNTGDAPVVSKNRMLTTIAYQLDGKPAFALEGSIFIAGAAVQWLRDGLGIIEQASQSGELALRADPGQDVILVPAFTGLGAPYWQPDCQGAVFGLTRNSGPAEFARAALQSVAYQTRDLYEAMRADWEDDSHHTVTLRVDGGMSASDWTMQSLSDLLGAAVDRPVMQETTALGAAWLAGMRAGIYPDQAGFAETWKLDRQFTPMMQPEVREAAYARWQRAVQAVIGV is encoded by the coding sequence ATGACCTATATTCTGGCAATTGATCAGGGCACCACGTCGACCCGGGCAATCCTGTTTGATGCGGGAATGCGGGTCGCGGGCACCGCGCAGCAGGAATTCACCCAGCATTACCCGCAAGCGGGCTGGGTCGAGCATGACCCGGAGGAGATCTGGGAGACCACCGTAGCCGTCTGCCGCAAGGCGATGGCGGACCTGGATGTCTCCGCTTCGGACATCGCGGGCATCGGCATCACCAACCAGCGCGAAACCACCGTGGTCTGGGACAGGGCCACCGGCAAAGCCATTCACAACGCCATTGTCTGGCAGGACCGCCGCACCGCCGCCATCTGCGAGGCGCTGCGCAAGGCGGGACATGAAGAAATGGTCACTGACCGCACCGGGCTGCTGCTTGATCCCTATTTCTCCGGCACCAAGGTGAAATGGATCCTCGACACCGTTCCGGGCGCGCGCAGCCGGGCCGCGACGGGGGATCTTCTGTTCGGCACCATCGATACCTTCCTGATCTGGCGCCTCACGGGCGGCGCGTCCCATGCGACCGACGCCACCAACGCGGCGCGCACGCTGATGTATGACATCCGCAAGGGCCGCTGGAGCCGCACCATCAGCGACCTCCTGGAGGTGCCGCAGCAGATGCTGCCGGAGGTAAAGGACAGCGCTGCAGAGTTCGGCGTGACCGATCCGCGGATCCTGGGCGGCGCGATCCCGATCCTGGGCGCGGCCGGCGATCAGCAGGCCGCCACCATCGGCCAGGCCTGTTTCCAGCCGGGGATGATGAAATCCACCTATGGCACCGGCTGTTTTGCCCTTCTGAACACCGGCGATGCGCCGGTGGTGTCCAAGAACCGGATGCTGACCACCATTGCCTATCAGCTGGACGGCAAGCCGGCGTTTGCGCTGGAAGGCTCGATTTTCATTGCCGGTGCCGCGGTGCAATGGCTGCGCGACGGTTTGGGGATCATCGAACAGGCCTCGCAATCGGGGGAGCTGGCGCTGCGGGCCGATCCGGGTCAGGACGTGATCCTGGTGCCCGCCTTCACCGGTCTTGGCGCGCCTTACTGGCAGCCGGATTGCCAGGGGGCGGTCTTTGGCCTCACCCGCAACTCGGGCCCTGCGGAATTTGCCCGCGCCGCGCTGCAAAGCGTCGCCTACCAGACCCGCGATCTCTATGAGGCGATGCGCGCCGACTGGGAGGACGACAGCCACCACACTGTGACCCTGCGAGTCGACGGCGGCATGAGCGCCAGCGACTGGACGATGCAGAGCCTCTCGGATCTTCTGGGCGCTGCCGTTGACCGCCCGGTGATGCAGGAAACCACCGCGCTGGGCGCCGCCTGGCTGGCGGGGATGCGGGCCGGGATCTATCCGGATCAGGCGGGGTTTGCAGAAACCTGGAAGCTCGACCGCCAGTTCACCCCGATGATGCAGCCCGAGGTCCGCGAAGCGGCCTATGCCCGCTGGCAGCGCGCGGTGCAGGCGGTGATCGGAGTGTGA
- the panC gene encoding pantoate--beta-alanine ligase, protein MTAPILRRLPDLRAKTAEWRRAGETIAVVPTMGALHAGHLSLVAAAKDACDRVMVTIFVNPRQFNSPEDLANYPRTEHEDADKLAPFGVDLIYVPDPDQIYPDGYATNVSVGGSITEVMEGPFRPGHFDGVATVVAKLFLQTSADKAFFGQKDYQQLMVVTRMARDLDIPIRVIGCETVREASGLAMSSRNLLLSERALAKAAALNAAMREAAAKASAGEAWPPLEAAARQALAEAGFGDVEYFDLRCAETLQALGTPSKPARLLAAAWMDGVRLIDNIEVPQLNF, encoded by the coding sequence ATGACTGCTCCTATCCTGCGCCGCCTGCCGGACCTGCGCGCCAAGACGGCAGAGTGGCGCCGCGCCGGTGAAACCATTGCCGTGGTGCCCACCATGGGGGCGCTGCACGCGGGCCACCTGTCGCTGGTGGCGGCGGCCAAGGACGCCTGTGACCGCGTGATGGTCACCATCTTCGTGAACCCTAGGCAGTTCAACAGCCCGGAAGACCTGGCAAACTATCCCCGCACCGAGCACGAGGACGCGGACAAGCTTGCGCCCTTCGGTGTCGATTTGATCTATGTCCCGGACCCGGACCAGATCTACCCGGACGGCTATGCCACCAATGTCTCGGTCGGCGGCAGCATCACCGAGGTGATGGAAGGCCCTTTCCGCCCCGGCCATTTCGATGGCGTGGCGACGGTTGTGGCCAAGCTGTTCCTGCAAACCAGTGCGGACAAGGCGTTCTTCGGCCAGAAAGATTACCAGCAGCTGATGGTGGTCACCCGGATGGCACGGGATCTGGACATCCCCATCAGGGTGATCGGCTGCGAGACAGTGCGCGAGGCTTCGGGGCTTGCCATGTCCTCGCGCAACCTGCTGCTGTCGGAGCGCGCGCTGGCAAAGGCCGCTGCCCTGAATGCAGCAATGCGGGAGGCCGCGGCCAAGGCGTCGGCCGGGGAGGCTTGGCCGCCGCTGGAAGCGGCCGCGCGGCAGGCGCTGGCGGAGGCCGGTTTCGGCGACGTCGAATACTTTGATCTTCGCTGCGCGGAAACCCTGCAGGCGCTCGGCACGCCGTCCAAACCCGCCCGTCTGCTGGCCGCCGCCTGGATGGACGGCGTCCGGCTGATCGACAATATCGAAGTTCCACAACTAAATTTTTAG
- the panB gene encoding 3-methyl-2-oxobutanoate hydroxymethyltransferase, translating to MSATAKKQAPNAEDIRARKGGTPLVSLTAYTTPMAQLMDKHCDFVLVGDSVGMVLHGLTSTLGVTMEMMILHGQAVARGLSQAMLVIDMPFGSYEESPQQAFRNAARLMAETGCAAVKLEGGVEMAETIRFLVKRGIPVMAHIGLTPQSINTLGGYKVQGRDTQGEAVLADARAVAEAGAFSVVLEKVPQKLADKITAEVAIPTIGIGASAGCDGQILVVDDMLGFFSAFKPKFVKRYADLGPLAEAGIAEYAAEVRARSFPAAEHVFADQAPSKG from the coding sequence ATGAGCGCAACAGCCAAGAAACAGGCGCCCAACGCCGAAGACATCCGGGCCCGCAAGGGCGGCACGCCTTTGGTGAGCCTTACCGCCTATACCACGCCGATGGCGCAGCTGATGGACAAGCATTGCGACTTTGTCCTGGTCGGCGACAGCGTCGGCATGGTGCTGCACGGGCTGACGTCTACCCTGGGCGTGACGATGGAGATGATGATCCTGCACGGCCAGGCGGTGGCGCGCGGCCTCAGCCAGGCCATGCTGGTCATCGACATGCCGTTTGGCTCCTATGAGGAAAGCCCGCAGCAGGCCTTCCGCAATGCTGCCCGGCTGATGGCCGAAACCGGCTGCGCCGCAGTCAAGCTGGAAGGCGGCGTCGAGATGGCGGAGACCATCCGCTTCCTGGTCAAGCGCGGCATCCCGGTGATGGCGCATATCGGCCTGACGCCGCAGTCGATCAACACGCTGGGCGGATACAAGGTGCAGGGCCGCGATACCCAAGGGGAGGCGGTGCTGGCGGACGCCCGTGCGGTGGCGGAGGCCGGGGCGTTCTCGGTGGTGCTGGAAAAGGTGCCGCAGAAACTGGCCGACAAGATCACCGCCGAGGTGGCGATTCCCACCATCGGCATCGGCGCCTCTGCCGGCTGCGACGGGCAGATCCTGGTGGTCGATGACATGCTGGGCTTCTTCTCCGCCTTCAAGCCGAAATTCGTGAAACGCTACGCCGATCTTGGCCCGCTGGCCGAGGCCGGCATTGCCGAATACGCCGCCGAAGTACGCGCCCGCAGCTTCCCGGCGGCGGAACATGTCTTTGCCGATCAGGCGCCCTCCAAAGGATGA
- a CDS encoding ABC transporter substrate-binding protein, translated as MALRSLVLAAGSALALAAGSAWAKDSAIIALQLEPPHLDPTSAAAQAIDSVVYSNIFEGLTRFMGDGSVVPGLAESWEISEDGTVYTFRLRDGVTFHDGSAMDAEDVKFSLDRARAEDSTNAQKALFEGIMSVDAVDPQTVRITLAAPNGSLLFNLAWGDAVIVAPESIDDIKTHPVGTGAYTFQEWVQGDRITLARNPDYWGEQPALASATFKFISDPTAAFAAMMAEDIDAFDNFPAPENLPQFEADPRFQVLVGSTEGETILSINNKQPPFDDIRVRQAVAHAIDRQAIIDGAMFGYGTPIGTHFAPHNPAYKDLTGTSSYDPEKAKALLAEADLAEGFETTLHLPPPSYARRGGEIVAAQLAAVGIKAEIINVEWAQWLETVFRGKNFGLSIVSHTEPMDIGIYGRPDYYFQYDSSAFQELMARLDTTTDPDSRTALLQEAQEMLAAEYVNGYLFQLAKLGVAKAGLQGLWENAPTAAIDLSALSWAE; from the coding sequence ATGGCATTGAGATCACTTGTTCTTGCGGCCGGTTCCGCGCTGGCGCTGGCCGCAGGTAGCGCCTGGGCCAAGGACAGCGCCATCATCGCCCTGCAGCTGGAACCGCCGCATCTGGACCCGACCAGTGCCGCGGCGCAGGCCATCGACTCGGTGGTCTACAGCAATATCTTCGAGGGGCTGACCCGGTTCATGGGCGATGGTTCTGTGGTGCCGGGGCTGGCGGAAAGCTGGGAAATTTCCGAAGACGGCACCGTCTATACCTTCCGCTTGCGCGACGGCGTCACCTTTCACGACGGCAGCGCGATGGATGCGGAAGACGTGAAATTCTCGCTCGACCGCGCCCGCGCCGAAGACAGCACCAACGCGCAGAAGGCGCTGTTCGAGGGGATCATGTCAGTCGATGCGGTGGACCCGCAGACCGTGCGGATCACGCTGGCGGCGCCGAATGGCAGCCTGCTGTTCAACCTCGCCTGGGGCGACGCGGTGATCGTGGCCCCCGAAAGCATTGACGACATCAAGACACACCCTGTCGGCACCGGCGCCTACACGTTCCAGGAATGGGTGCAGGGCGACCGCATCACCCTGGCCCGCAACCCCGATTACTGGGGGGAGCAGCCGGCGCTGGCCTCGGCCACCTTCAAGTTCATCTCGGACCCCACCGCCGCTTTTGCCGCGATGATGGCGGAGGATATCGACGCCTTCGACAACTTCCCGGCGCCGGAAAACCTGCCGCAGTTCGAGGCCGATCCGCGGTTCCAGGTGCTGGTCGGCTCCACCGAGGGCGAGACGATCCTGTCCATCAACAACAAGCAGCCGCCGTTTGACGATATCCGGGTGCGCCAGGCCGTGGCCCATGCCATCGACCGGCAGGCCATCATCGACGGCGCGATGTTCGGCTACGGAACCCCGATCGGCACCCATTTCGCGCCGCATAACCCGGCCTACAAGGATCTGACCGGCACGTCCTCCTATGATCCGGAAAAGGCCAAGGCGCTGCTGGCTGAAGCCGACCTTGCCGAGGGTTTCGAGACCACCCTGCACCTGCCGCCGCCGTCGTACGCCCGCCGCGGCGGCGAGATTGTTGCCGCGCAGCTGGCCGCGGTGGGGATCAAGGCCGAGATTATCAATGTGGAATGGGCGCAATGGCTGGAGACGGTGTTCCGCGGCAAGAATTTCGGCCTGAGCATCGTCAGCCACACCGAGCCGATGGACATCGGCATCTACGGGCGGCCCGATTACTACTTCCAGTACGACAGCAGTGCCTTTCAGGAGCTGATGGCCCGGCTGGACACCACCACTGATCCGGACAGCCGCACCGCGCTGCTGCAGGAGGCGCAGGAGATGCTCGCGGCGGAGTACGTCAACGGCTACCTGTTCCAGCTGGCCAAGCTGGGCGTCGCCAAGGCCGGGCTGCAAGGGCTGTGGGAGAATGCCCCCACCGCCGCCATCGACCTGAGCGCGCTCAGCTGGGCGGAGTAA
- a CDS encoding acetoin utilization protein AcuC translates to MLARPLFIGSEIYRGSSYGRTHPLRVPRVSTVMDLSRALGWLPDEVYVNSPRAKPAALTAWHTPEYVAALQAAEAAQAVSEEVRARHHLGTISNPVFTEIFRRPATAAGGSILAGELLAKGGIVYNPAGGTHHGMPDRANGFCYLNDPVLAMLSLRHNGARRIAYVDIDAHHADGVEHGFAGDADMLMISVHEENLWPKTGRLEADAGGSALNLPVPRGFNDDEMAFIREELILPAVAAFAPDAIVLQCGADAVTEDPLPHLDLSNNAHWAVVRALMGMAPRYLVLGGGGYNPWSAGRLWTGVWAALNGFDVPARLPAAGEGVLRGLEFTGHRMGRNPPEHWFTTLRDQPRGGEVRHKIRERVAYLRARRGL, encoded by the coding sequence ATGCTGGCACGTCCCCTGTTCATCGGATCGGAAATCTACCGCGGGTCGTCCTACGGGCGCACGCACCCCTTGCGGGTGCCGCGGGTTTCGACCGTGATGGACCTGTCGCGGGCGCTGGGCTGGCTGCCGGATGAGGTCTATGTCAACTCCCCGCGGGCGAAGCCGGCAGCGCTGACCGCCTGGCACACCCCGGAATATGTCGCGGCGCTGCAGGCGGCAGAGGCCGCGCAAGCGGTGAGTGAAGAGGTGCGGGCGCGGCATCATCTGGGCACCATCTCCAACCCGGTTTTTACGGAAATCTTCCGCCGCCCCGCCACCGCAGCGGGCGGGTCGATCCTCGCAGGGGAGCTGCTGGCAAAGGGCGGCATCGTCTACAACCCGGCGGGCGGCACCCATCACGGGATGCCGGACCGGGCCAACGGGTTCTGCTATCTGAACGATCCCGTGCTGGCGATGCTGTCACTGCGCCATAACGGAGCGCGGCGCATCGCCTATGTGGACATCGACGCGCATCACGCCGACGGGGTGGAGCATGGCTTTGCCGGTGATGCGGACATGCTGATGATCTCCGTGCATGAGGAAAACCTGTGGCCCAAGACCGGGCGGCTGGAGGCGGACGCGGGCGGCTCCGCCCTGAACCTGCCGGTGCCGCGCGGCTTCAACGATGACGAGATGGCCTTCATCCGCGAGGAACTGATCCTGCCCGCGGTCGCGGCATTTGCGCCGGATGCCATCGTGCTGCAATGCGGGGCGGATGCGGTGACAGAAGATCCGCTGCCGCATCTGGACCTGTCCAACAACGCCCATTGGGCGGTGGTGCGGGCGCTGATGGGGATGGCGCCGCGGTATCTGGTTTTGGGCGGGGGCGGCTACAACCCGTGGTCGGCGGGGCGGCTCTGGACTGGAGTCTGGGCCGCGCTGAACGGGTTCGATGTGCCGGCAAGGCTGCCAGCGGCGGGCGAGGGCGTTCTGCGCGGGCTGGAGTTCACCGGCCACCGGATGGGCCGCAATCCGCCAGAACATTGGTTCACCACCCTCCGGGACCAGCCGCGCGGCGGGGAAGTGCGGCACAAGATCCGGGAGCGGGTGGCCTATCTGCGGGCAAGACGGGGGCTGTGA